The genomic window TGTATCGTCTTCTTACTACTTCTCGCATCGACTCATAATCATCTGGGCCTTGTACTGTTTTAATTTTATATTTTCGATATTCATTTTTTGCTGGTTTGCCATCAACAAAGACAATCATTGCTGATACCGCATCTGTACCATGAATATTTGAGTTATCGAACGCTTCAATTCGATGTGGTGTATATATATTTAGAGCTTTGCCGATGTTTTCAATAGCTACGATTGTTCGCTCCTCGTTACGTTCAATCATCGAAAACTTTTCCTTAAGAGCAATCTCAGCATTTTTAGCAGCTAATTCAACTAAGTCTTTTTTCTTTCCGCGTTTCGGTTGATGTGTATTTACGTCTAACAGTGCAGCAATTATATCTGCATCAACAGATGTCGGTACAAAAATTTCTTTCGGTTTAACGTGATTAGATTTCCCATAAAATTGGCCAATATATGTGAGAAACTCCTCTTCAGGCTCATTGTAAATTGAGAAAATAGATACATCCCGCTCAATTAGCTTCCCTTGTCGTACAAAGAATACCTGCACACACATCCAGCCTTTGTCTACAGAATACCCAAATACATCTCGGTCAACAAAGTCGGTTAGCGCCATCTTTTGTTTCTCCATTGTAGCTTCTATGTGAGCAATTTTGTCTCGATATTCCTTTGCTCTCTCAAAATCTAAGTCTTCTGACGCTTTGTACATTTTTTCTGTTAGCTCATGCTTTATTTCTTTATACCCACCATTTAAGAATCTAGCAATATCTTCAACGATTTGTTGGTTAGTTTCATCGCTCACGTTTTTTACGCAAGGTGCCAAGCACTGCCCCATATGATAGTACAAACAAACTCGGTCTGGTAAAGTCGAGCATTTACGCAGAGGGTAAATTCGATCTAGAAGCTTTTTCGTTTCATTTGCTGCTTGTACATTAGGATATGGACCAAAATACTTCCCCTTATCCTTTTTCACTTGACGTGTAATAAGAAGTCTAGGCTGTTTGTCCGCGGTAATTTTTATATATGGATAACTTTTATCATCCTTTAGCATCACGTTGTACTTTGGATCATACTTCTTAATTAAGTTAAGCTCAAGAATTAGAGCCTCCATGTTTGACGATGTTACAATATATTCAAAGTCTACAATTTCATTAACGAGACGCATTGTTTTTATATCATGTGAACCTGTGAAGTAAGAACGTACACGGTTTTTAAGAATTTTAGCTTTTCCTACATAAATGACAGTACCTTGTCTATCTTTCATTAAATAACAACCAGGCTGATCGGGTAACAAAGCCAATTTCTCTTTTATAGTTGTCATTCGGCCACCCCTCTCCATTTATATAACTCGTCACGACCATATACGGGGCCTTTTAGTTCACTATATCGTAAGCTCTTTACTTTGGTAAATGAAGCTATATTAACACCTTGTGCTTTAAATCCTAGTCATATCTTATTTGTAACATATATTGTAGCATGCTTGTATGCTTTTTGTTCATGTAAAAAGTTGTCATAAGAACGTAGTTTTTAATTTAGAAAGCTCACGTCTTTATACTGTATAATACGCTTCTCTCATATAAAAACTACAATGTGTTTTGGCTGCGTCTGAAAGGTAGTTTACAAATTGGTGTATGTAGCTGTAAGTGATTCGCTATGAACAGCGGACTATTTTTGCATATAAAAAAGCTTATAGGATTACCTACAAGCTTTGTTCACAGATTAAAATTATACATGTTTAGCTAAAACATTAGCTAGAGCTTCTTTCGGTTGGAAGCCAACAACTTTGTCAACAACTTCACCGTCTTTGAAAACAAGTAAAGTCGGAATGCTCATCACTTGATATTTACCAGCTGTCTCTTGATTCTCATCAACATCTAACTTAACGATTTTCACTTTATCTCCCATTTCACTATCAAGCTCTTCTAGAACAGGAGCAATCATTTTACAAGGTCCACACCAAGGTGCCCAAAAATCTGCTAACACAACTCCTGAAGAAGTTTCATTTGTAAAGGTTTGATCTGTTACATTTGTAATTGCCATTGTAATTCCTCCTAAAAGTAAAACTAATCTCAATACTAACGCAAGTATATCACTTAACAAAATGAGATGCCATTTTTATGCTTCAAAAGTAATGTTACCCAAAACCACTACAACCATACTCATTTTAGCTTTCCCTATTATAATTTAATTGACAATCTGTTGCATGTTTTGTTTGCTATTCATTTAGAAAATTAGCTCCGTTAAACTTCAATGTGGATTTTCATTCCACTTCTTTCCGCGGGTGTTCGCTACAATCAAAAAATAATTAAAAATCTTTAACAAAGACATCCATGATAATGAAAATTCACACCATTGAAAATGAAAAATGTAACTTATAGCTAAGTAAGAATGAGCGGACATCCACGACACTCCTGCGGAGAAACAATCAAACAAAATCCCACACGGTGAAAACCGATGAGGTTTGGCTGATTGCCCGAGGAAAGGGAGTGAATGGGAGTGAATCGAAAATCAATAAAAGTTATTTACAGGGTAGCCAAAAAATTAAAACACCTCAACTACAATGTCGAGGTGTTTGCTGATTAATATTTACGAATGAACCTTTAATTTTTTAAATTCCTCTGTTAAGAGTGGGACTACTTCAAATAAGTCACCAACAATACCGTAATCAGCCACTTTAAAGATGTTAGCTTCAGGATCTTTATTAATCGCAACAATAACTTTGGAATTTGACATACCGGCTAAATGCTGAATAGCGCCAGAAATACCGCAAGCAATATATAAATCAGGAGTTACTACTTTACCTGTTTGACCAATTTGCCATGAGTAGTCGCAATAATCAGCATCACACGCACCACGAGAAGCTCCTACAGCTCCCCCAAGAACGTCAGCAAGCTCTTTTAAAGGAGCAAAACCATCAGCGCTTTTCACACCACGTCCACCAGCAATAATAACCTTAGCTTCACTTAAATCAACGCCCTCTGTTGCTTTACGTAAAACTTCCTTCACAACAGTTCGTAAATCTTTAATATCCACTGCTAATGATGACACGTCACCAGAGCGGGAATCATCTTTATCAAGCATTGGGATATTGTTAGGACGTATAGTAACAAAGATTACTCCATCAGTAACAATTTTCTTTTCAAATGCTTTTCCTGAATAGATAGGGCGTGTGCAAACAACATTTCCACCGGCAACCTCTACAGCCGTTGCATCTGAAATAAGTCCTGATTCTAGTTTAGCAGCAATTTTTGCTGATAGGTCTTTTCCTAGTGATGTATGCCCAAATACAATGCCTTCTGGTTGTTCAGAATCTATAACAGCCATCGTAGCTTGCCCGAATCCATCTGGTGTATATGCTTGAAGCTTTTCATCTTCTACTGTAACGACGCGGTCAGCACCGTATGCTATCATATCATTTGCTAAACTAGCAACAGAATCTCCTAATAAAGCAGCAACAACTTCGCCACCTTCTGCTATAACTTTAGCCGCTGCAATCGCTTCGAACGACACGTTACGTAATACGCCATCTCTTGCTTCACCTAAAACAAGTACTTTTCTAGACATATCTAAACCCCCTGTGAACTAAGTTTTTAGCTTTATGAAAAAATCGTTCGCGTACTTTGTACCCCTTATACTACCTTTGCTTCAGAATGCAATAACGAAACAAGTTCTTTAACTTGATCTTCAATCTCACCTGACAACACTTTTCCAGCCTCTTTTGCTGGTGGCAAATAGAGTTCAATAGTTTTTGTTTTTTGCTCAACATCATCTTCATCTAAATCAAGGTCATCTAATTCTAACTCATCTAATGGTTTCTTCTTTGCTTTCATAATCCCTGGTAGAGATGGGTAACGAGGATCATTTAGTCCTTGTTGAGCAGTAACAAGAAGAGGTAGAGATGCTTCAATAATTTCAGAGTCTCCCTCTACATCACGAACAACCTTTACTGTTGAGCCATCAATCTCAAGTTTAGTTATAGTTGTAACATACGCAATATCAAGAAGTTCAGCAACTCTAGGCCCTACTTGCCCAGACCCACCATCAATTGCGACGTTACCTGCAATTATTAAGTCGACATCTTGCTCTTTTAAATATGTTGCCAAAATTGTTGCTGTTGTAAATTGGTCACTGTCATCAAGATCATCTTCTGTATTAATAAGCACAGCTTTATCTGCTCCCATAGCTAAAGCTGTACGTAACTCCTTCTCAGCCTCTTCACTTCCTACTGTTACAACAGTAACCTCACCACCGTGAGCATCACGTACTTGGATAGCTTCTTCAACTGCATACTCATCGTATGGATTGATAATAAACTCTGCGCCATCCTCTTGAATGCTACCGCCTTGAATGACAATCTTTTCTTCTGTATCAAATGTACGTTTTAATAACACATAAATGTTCATGCACCGAACCTCCTAATATTAGTTTGTCAACTTACTAGATTATATGGTTGTACAGCATAATGTATCCGTATTATTTACCTGTAAATGTTGGTTGGCGTTTTTCAATAAAAGCCATGACACCTTCCTTTGCATCACTTGAGGTAAAGATGTCACCAAATAGCTCAGCCTCGCGCTCCACACCATCATAATAAGACTGATGTTTAGCAAAGTTAACAAGCTCAATTACAGCTTCTGTAGTAAGCGGACTCTTTTTAGCCATTTTTTTAGCTATGGCAGTAACCTCTGAAACTAGAGTCTCTTCTGGGAATGCTTTTGTCGCGAGTCCCATTTGAACTGCCTCTATTCCACTAATGGGCTCACTTGTCAACATCATTTCTAGTGCTTTTGCAGTCCCCACATATTTTGTTAACCTCTGTGTACCTGCAAATCCGGGAATAATACCGAGTTGTAGTTCTGGTAAGCCTAACTTTGCATCTTCAGTAACATAGCGAATGTGACATGCCATCGCTAGTTCTAGTCCACCACCAAGTGCTGCACCATGAATAGTAGCAATAATCGGTTTAGGAAACGCTTCCACTTCTTCAAACAATTGCTGCCCTCGTTTGGATAAATTGGCATACGATTTAGCACCTTGTAAAGCTGTAAATTCTTTAATATCAGCACCTGCTGAGAAAAATTTCCCCTCGCCTCGTAACAAAACAACACGAACATCTTCACGCAACTTTAACTCGTCAAGTACATGCTGAAGCTCTAATAACACCCCTGATGCTAAAGCATTTGCTGGCGGACGTTGCAGTGTTACTGTAGCGACGTTTTCATCGACTGAAATTTGAAAAAATTCCAATGATACTCCCCCATCTCTTGTTTATTTACAGGTTGTAGAGCTAATTAGCTCTACAACCGTTAATAAGCAACTTATGAACACGTTCTGCAAGGTCTGTTAGACTGTATTTTTGCTCATTCATAACCCATGTTGTAACTGTTTCATCAATCGTACCAAATACAAGTTGTCTCGCTAGTCTAATGTCTAAATCTGGGTCAAACTCTCCGTTTTCTTTTCCTACCTGGAGAATTTGATCAACAATTCGTAAATACCCCTTTAGCACTTCATTAATTTTGTACCTAAGATCCTTTTGTGATTGTCTCAATTCTAATTGCGTTACAATTGCAAGGTGATGATCATCGGCAAGTAAAGCAAAATGTTTTTGCACTAATAACAATAACTTCTCTGTTGCTTTCTCTAATCCTGCTATTTCCCCCTCAATCTTTTCGACAAATGTACCCATTTTTTCCTGAAAAAGGGAAATCAGAATATCTTCCTTATTTTTAAAATATAAGTATATAGTGCCGTCTGCGACGCCTGCTTGTTTAGCAATCTTTGAAACTTGCGCCTGATGATATCCATTTTCAGCAATAACAATAACAGCAGCATCTATTATTTGTTTGTACTTTGGTCGATTTTTTTTCATATGGCATTCTCCTAACTCTCGCTGATGTGAAGTGAATTATCTCTTCACATCCTATACCAAATCGAGGGGAATGAAAAGCAGTCATAAGAGCTGTTCATTAAAAGTATTTAGTATTACACGAAAATGAATGACTATTCATTCATTTAAGCCTATGATAAAACAGTCCAAGAGATTCGTCAAGAATTAGTTACTACCGTTTACACATTTAAATCGCTATCGCCCAAAGCTTTTACTACCAAGGTTAAAGCTTTGAATTTGCTACTCTTAGCGCTTAACAAATAATATATAGTAAGAAACCTCAGATATTTTAACACATTAATAAAGGGCTAAGCGTAATTATATAGCTTAGCCCTTCCCAATTATTATAAAACTGAATCTAAAAACTCTTTTGTGCGTTGCTCTTTTGGCTGCTCAAAGATTTGATCCGGGTGACCAACCTCAACAATTTTTCCGTCGTGCATGTATACAACCCAGTCTGCTACTTCACGAGCAAATCCCATTTCATGTGTTACAACGACCATTGTCATTCCTTCTTCAGCTAGTTCCTTCATAGTGGATAATACTTCACCAACTAATTCTGGATCTAATGCTGATGTCGGCTCATCAAACAACATGATATCTGGCTTCATGGCTAACGATCGAGCAATAGCAACACGTTGTTTTTGTCCTCCTGATAATTTGGAAGGATACACATTCTCTTTATCTTCAAGTCCGACCTTTGCAAGTAATTCACGCGCCTCTTGCTTTGCTTTTGGTTTAGAGAGTTTTTTGACTTGTATAGGTGCTTCCATAACATTTTCAATTACAGTTTTATGTGGAAAAAGGTTAAAATGCTGAAACACCATACCGACTTTTTGTCGAATTTCGTTTAGATTATGTGTTTCTTTTTCAACTTCTTCTCCCTCAATTATGATCTTTCCACTATTTTTAATCTCTAAATAGTTAAGGCACCGAAGAAGTGTACTTTTTCCTGATCCACTCGCTCCAATTAAAACGACCACATCGCTTTCTTTTACGGTCATATCTATGTCCTTTAAAACATGTAAATCTCCGAACGATTTATTTAATTTTTCTACTGATATCATTATTTTCTCATTCACGATAGTATCCCCTCCTAGTCGCTAGCAGCAAGCTTCTTCTCTAATCGATTTACGATAATTGTTAAAATCAACACAAGTATTAAATACCAAACCGCCACAATAAGTAAGTTCGTCATATAATCGAAGGTTTGTGATCCAAGTGTCGTTGCAACACCAAATAATTCTGGCATACCGATGAAGGATGCTAGTGAGGAATCTTTCAAACCAATGATAAATTGGTTTCCTAGTGGAGGTAAGGCACGACGAAATGCCTGTGGTAAAACGATTCGTCTCATCGATAATGTACGACTCATCCCAAGTGAGCGACCTGCTTCCATTTGCCCACGGTCAATAGATTGAATAGCACCACGAAAAATCTCAGCAATGTAAGCACCGTTGTGGAATGCTAGCCCGAGAACAACAGCCCAAAACTGTGATATATGCAGTGTTGTTAAGCCGTAGTAAAAAATAAATATTTGCGCGATAAGTGGTGTTCCACGCACAATAAAGATGTACCCATCCGCTAACCACTCTAGAAAGCGAATTCGTGAAATCTTTAACAAAGCAAAAAACAACCCTATGAATATAGCAATTACAATAGATATAGCTGTTAATTGTAACGTAATTAGAGCACCATACCAAAAATAATCTGCAGATGCGATTAGTTGTTCAAAAAAATGTCCAAAACTCGGCAAGAAATCCCACTCCTTTTTTAAAAGCCTAGAGTTACTAATATCTATGTCACTCTAGGCTTAGCTAATTAAACAGAGAATGTGCGTTATATTTAACGCACATCCCGCAAAAAGTCTTTATTACTATTTTTCAGGGTCAGCTGTGATGTCTTCCCCAAAATATTTCACACTAATTGCTTTTAATGTGCCATCCTCACGAAGCTCTTGTAGAGCCTCGTTGACTTTATTTAATAGCTCTGTGTTGTCTTTCGCAATAGCAATTGCCTGTTCACTACGACCTAGCAGTTCGCGTCCCTCGATACTCATGCCAGCTCCGATTGCTTCTTTCCCAGTGATAAAATCAGTGATAACAGCATCATGTCTGCCCTTACTTAAAGCTTCAAGTGCCGTAACATCACTATCGTATTGAATTATGTTGTCTGTTACTTCAGCAGCTGTTTCCGCGTATGTAGAACCTTTTGAAACAGCGATTTCTAGACCTTCTAAATCAGCTAGCGTTTCAACTGAGCTATCGCCTCTTACAAAGATTTGTGGACCTGAATAATAGTACGGAGTAGAAAAGTCTACCTGCTCAAGTCGTTTATCAGTAATTGTGTGACTTGCAATAGCTGCGTCAAAGCGACCTGTTTTTACACCTTCAACAATTCCGGCAAATTTAAACTTCTTTTGCACTGGTTCAAGTCCAAGCTTTTCAGCGACAGCTTCTCCAACTTCAATATCAAAGCCTGACATAACACCTTTTGGATCTGTCACACTGAAAGGCTTAAATTCACCGGAAGCGGCAAAGGTAAACTTTCCATCTTCAACTAAGGTATAACCTGCAGCATCATTACTAGTATTCTCTGATGAACCACAGGCAGCTAGTACACCCGTTAGCATCACTGCTATAAGTATTCCTATAAACTTTTTCACGTCTAAAAACTCCCCCTCTTTTTATTCTTACCCTTATTATGTTAACAAGATTTTTTGGAGAGGTGCAAAACGCAAATAGTATGAAAATTTACGATATATGTATATTACATGTGATTATTATCACTAGAGACATAGTTTCCATACAAATACCTTCATTTCCTTTCATATCCTTTCAATTCTTCCTTTTTCAACATATACCGATAAAACTTTCACAAGCATAAACCTTTATTACACTAGCTTTTATTATTAATTATTCTTTGAAAAATTAGTTTTCTTATATATCAATAGTTTTAATCGTAAGAATAGTAGTTTTAGTTTGTTGTTAATCGCTAGATTATATAAGCCAACTAAAAACTCTCAGAATTAGACAAGTCGTCCGGGAGCAGCAAGTTCAGAAAAAGCGAAGAAGACAATGGTTCACAAGAAACGAACGGGGTTTTGAATGACGTAAGTAGTTACAGATCATTACAACAAAAAAAAGAAACAGATTTAATTGCTCTGTTTGTGTACTGCTTATTAATTACATTCACATAGCCCTTACACTCCCACACCTAAAGGAGATAGGCTTTCCTGTTTGAGAAGTTCTGCAAGAGATTGTTCATTCTTTTCACGTTCTATTCATCAGTCTTCCTTCTACATCTATATTCACTTTGTGTTGTATTTTTAAGGATATTTACTTAAAAATTACATAAGTTAGTAATGCAATAAATTGAAGAGAGGTTGTATTATGGCAATTGTAGAAGAGAAATTAAATGTTAACGGTATGGAGTGTCAAAGCTGCGTCAATAAAGTAGAGAAATCGTTATTGTCTGTTGACGGTGTACAACGTGCATTAGCGAGTCTAGACGATAACAAAGTACATATTGAGTATGACGATGGTACGACAAATCTGTCAACTATTCATGATGTAATTAAAAATGTTGGCTATGCTGTCGAATAGTTGAACATAGTGTGGCAATTAAACATGTTTTTCGTTATGACTAAATGGTTTCACTTTCCTTTTTATACTTACAGGGGTATAATAAAGAGTAGAAACAGATCTAAAGGAAGGTGAACAACATTGTTAAAAGTAACAGCAGCGGCCACATCTCAATTAAAAGAAGAGCTGGCACGTATGCAGGCACGTGTAGAGGATGTATTTATTCGTGTGTCACTCGCTGCCGGCTGAGGTGGCCCACAATTAAGAATGGCTCTGGAAGAGTCAGCATTAGATAATGACGAAATAACAGAAAAAGATGGATTACGCTTTTTGGTTAATGAGTACCAGAAAACATATTTTGAAAATATTGCGATTGATTATGAAAGCTCTTGGTTTGGTCGTGGATTTACACTCGTTTCCGCAGATGGTAACAAAATTAACGGAAATTGTTAAAAGGTAACAAGCAACAAAAACAACAGCATGGCAACTTGCCGTGCTGGTGTTTTTTATTTTATTTAAAATTCTTATACATCTTTAGAAGTTTTAATGTATTTTTTGTAATCTCGTTTTATATACCAAAACATCAACATCCCAAACAGCGTGCCTCCTAAAAGCATGACACCAAATATAGTAGGAAAGAACACAGATGGCTTATATCCATCCCCTAAGCCTAAGAATATTCCCATTGGGACGCCATAAAGTAAGATTCCATACACAAGCGTATAATGCCACATTCCCTTTTTAAGTGTTTTTGCTTGCTTTTCTCGTGCTTGCTCTATTGTTTTATTTTTATTTTTATAAATACTTGGTAAGCCACATATCATAACAACAAATATAACCCAAAAGTGTGCCTCAATTAGGCCTGTTACTAAAAAGATAAATAATAACGCTATCGCTATAACAAATACCCAAAACATTATATTCATCTGTTTTTTATATTGTTCAGTTGTTTGCATGGACACCACTCCTATTAGCTTCTACCCTTTATTAAGTAGATTAGGGGTTAATTCCCACTTTTTTAATACAGCCTTAATCTCAAAATATGGTACTCCCTCTGGTAGAGCTTCTTTCAATTCTTTTAGTTTAGTTGTGTTAAGCTGCTGTGCTAGTTCAATAATTAAAGGCTCATGCACGGGGTCAATTATTCTCGACCAGTCCAATTTGTAACCTTCTTCTGCTGCCCGTAAAATGTGGCTCTCAACTGTCGTAATAGCGCAGTCACGAATCTCAGCAATATCCCGTAAACTCTTTCCGTCTTCAAACAATTCAAATGATTCCAAGTAGCTAGGCTGATTATTTGTACTTCTTTGGCTTATAATTGATTCTACTGCTTGAGGCTGCTGTTTTTGCCTTTCTTGTCTTCCCTGATTCTTCATATAGTCGGCAATTACTTCTACAAATTCAACACCATAACGCTCCCATTTCGTTTGTGCCACACCTTTTACAGATAACATTCCTGTTTCATCAATAGGACACTTCGCAGACATGTCTCGCAAGGTGCTATCAGAAAATACGATATAAGGTGGAACCTTTTCACGGTCTGCAATCTCTTTACGAACAGCCCGAAGTAATTCAAATAGCTCATCATCTGTTGCAGCTTGTTTAACAATAACGGATTCTTTTTTAAACACATTTTGCTGTCCTTTTAAAACTGGTATAACAGACTCAGTTAACATGACAACCGGGTATTGACTTTGTGTTAACACGCAATAACCTTCTGCTACAAGAAAGTCAATCATATTTGTTATTTCTTGTTCCGTCCTATTTTTAAGTAAGCCATACGTTGATAACGAATTGAACCCCATTTGTAACACACGCTTTGATCGTGATCCTTTTAACACTTGAGCTACGAGTGTTTTCCCAAATTTCTCATCCATGCGCTTAATACAGGAGAAAATCATTTGCGCTTCCTTTGTTATATCAACCTTTTCACGAGTGTCGGTACAATTCAAGCACTTGCCACACGTCTTTTTCTCGTACTTCGCTCCAAAATATTCAACAATATAACGCTGTAAGCAAAGCTCAGTATGACAGTAATCAATCATACGTTGAAGCTTCTCGTATTCTGCCTGCTTATCTTCCAATGAGGATTGTTCAAGAAGAAACTTTTGCAATTGAATATCATACGGAGAAAACAAAAGTGTACATTCACTTTCCTCTCCGTCTCTCCCAGCACGACCCGCTTCTTGATAATATGACTCTATATTTTTAGGTAGACTATAGTGAAGTACATAGCGGACGTTTGATTTATCAATACCCATTCCAAAAGCATTAGTGGCCACCATCACATCAATCTCATCAAATAAGAATTGATCCTGTGCCTCACTTCGCTCTTGCTCTGACAAGCCTGCATGATACTTTCCTACTTTTATATCGTTTTTACGCAAATACTCAAACAGCTCGTCCACATCTTTACGTGTAGAAGCATAAATAATACCTGCATTAAGACTTTGGCTTTTCAAGTACTTCATAAGGTACTGTCGTTTGTCCTGTCCTTTGATTACTGAAAAGCGCAAATTATTTCGTTCAAAGCCTGTAACAATAGTGTTATCCTGAGGGATATGTAACTGTCCACAAATATCATCTATTACTTTTGGCGTAGCCGTTGCAGTCAATGCGATCACAATTGGTTTTTTTGGTAAATCTGTTATCATCTGATTTATATACCGATAGCTCGGCCGAAAGTCATGCCCCCACTGCGAAATACAGTGAGCCTCGTCAATCGCCACGATGGAAATAGGTATATCCTGTAATATTCTTCTAAACTGTTGAGACTCTATACGTTCTGGCGCCACATACACAATTTTATACATCCCAATTTGAATATCTTGCAATCTATGCTTCATTTCTTTAGCATCGAGACTACTGTTAATATAAGTCGCTGATATCCCTACTTGGTGTAAGCTATCAACCTGGTCTTTCATTAAAGAGATTAATGGAGAAATGACAATTGTAATGCCTTCAACAACAAGTGCTGGAATTTGATAACATATTGACTTCCCTCCACCTGTTGGAAGCACCCCCAATGTATCATGGTTATTTAATACTTTTTCAACGATTTGTTGTTGTCCAGGCCTGAAAGCTGTGTATCCAAAAAACTTTTTTAAAACTCTCTGTGCTTCTTGAAGCATAAATGAAATCACCTCTTTTGACATTGTAGCAAATAAAAGAGGGATGTTCTTCAATCTTCATAAAATATTTCTAGTTGTAAAAAATTTCACATTTAAACAGTGAAATATTAGTTAATTCGAAATATTTCCATTGAAAATGTTACAAATTTGTGAACTTTCTTGCTATACTCATAAGTAAGCGCTTACCAAAAAAAGGGGGACTTATAATGGATATTTTCGTTGCCTATATGATTCTAGCAAGTTTAACACCTATTATTCTTTGGAAAACTTACAAAAAAATATTGTGTATTTGCCAAATCCCATTTGTAATCTTAATGTGGCATTCATTTATGCTATATTCAAATGGCGCTAATTACTCACTGCTACTGTTGTATGCAAACATTGTATATAGTCATATAGCCATTGTTATAATTCTCTTACAGACATTTT from Bacillus sp. HMF5848 includes these protein-coding regions:
- the uvrC gene encoding excinuclease ABC subunit UvrC; its protein translation is MTTIKEKLALLPDQPGCYLMKDRQGTVIYVGKAKILKNRVRSYFTGSHDIKTMRLVNEIVDFEYIVTSSNMEALILELNLIKKYDPKYNVMLKDDKSYPYIKITADKQPRLLITRQVKKDKGKYFGPYPNVQAANETKKLLDRIYPLRKCSTLPDRVCLYYHMGQCLAPCVKNVSDETNQQIVEDIARFLNGGYKEIKHELTEKMYKASEDLDFERAKEYRDKIAHIEATMEKQKMALTDFVDRDVFGYSVDKGWMCVQVFFVRQGKLIERDVSIFSIYNEPEEEFLTYIGQFYGKSNHVKPKEIFVPTSVDADIIAALLDVNTHQPKRGKKKDLVELAAKNAEIALKEKFSMIERNEERTIVAIENIGKALNIYTPHRIEAFDNSNIHGTDAVSAMIVFVDGKPAKNEYRKYKIKTVQGPDDYESMREVVRRRYKRVLKEQLPLPDLIIVDGGKGHMTAVRDVLENELGLVIPLAGLAKDDKHKTSDLLFGELANKVPFQRNSQEFYLLQRIQDEVHRFAITFHRQLRGKNLFTSILDDVPGVGEKRRKQLLRAFGSVKKLREATFEEIMAVGMPENVAKAIYDKLHEQENE
- the trxA gene encoding thioredoxin: MAITNVTDQTFTNETSSGVVLADFWAPWCGPCKMIAPVLEELDSEMGDKVKIVKLDVDENQETAGKYQVMSIPTLLVFKDGEVVDKVVGFQPKEALANVLAKHV
- a CDS encoding electron transfer flavoprotein subunit alpha/FixB family protein, which codes for MSRKVLVLGEARDGVLRNVSFEAIAAAKVIAEGGEVVAALLGDSVASLANDMIAYGADRVVTVEDEKLQAYTPDGFGQATMAVIDSEQPEGIVFGHTSLGKDLSAKIAAKLESGLISDATAVEVAGGNVVCTRPIYSGKAFEKKIVTDGVIFVTIRPNNIPMLDKDDSRSGDVSSLAVDIKDLRTVVKEVLRKATEGVDLSEAKVIIAGGRGVKSADGFAPLKELADVLGGAVGASRGACDADYCDYSWQIGQTGKVVTPDLYIACGISGAIQHLAGMSNSKVIVAINKDPEANIFKVADYGIVGDLFEVVPLLTEEFKKLKVHS
- a CDS encoding electron transfer flavoprotein subunit beta/FixA family protein; protein product: MNIYVLLKRTFDTEEKIVIQGGSIQEDGAEFIINPYDEYAVEEAIQVRDAHGGEVTVVTVGSEEAEKELRTALAMGADKAVLINTEDDLDDSDQFTTATILATYLKEQDVDLIIAGNVAIDGGSGQVGPRVAELLDIAYVTTITKLEIDGSTVKVVRDVEGDSEIIEASLPLLVTAQQGLNDPRYPSLPGIMKAKKKPLDELELDDLDLDEDDVEQKTKTIELYLPPAKEAGKVLSGEIEDQVKELVSLLHSEAKVV
- a CDS encoding enoyl-CoA hydratase encodes the protein MEFFQISVDENVATVTLQRPPANALASGVLLELQHVLDELKLREDVRVVLLRGEGKFFSAGADIKEFTALQGAKSYANLSKRGQQLFEEVEAFPKPIIATIHGAALGGGLELAMACHIRYVTEDAKLGLPELQLGIIPGFAGTQRLTKYVGTAKALEMMLTSEPISGIEAVQMGLATKAFPEETLVSEVTAIAKKMAKKSPLTTEAVIELVNFAKHQSYYDGVEREAELFGDIFTSSDAKEGVMAFIEKRQPTFTGK
- a CDS encoding TetR/AcrR family transcriptional regulator codes for the protein MKKNRPKYKQIIDAAVIVIAENGYHQAQVSKIAKQAGVADGTIYLYFKNKEDILISLFQEKMGTFVEKIEGEIAGLEKATEKLLLLVQKHFALLADDHHLAIVTQLELRQSQKDLRYKINEVLKGYLRIVDQILQVGKENGEFDPDLDIRLARQLVFGTIDETVTTWVMNEQKYSLTDLAERVHKLLINGCRAN
- a CDS encoding amino acid ABC transporter ATP-binding protein, with amino-acid sequence MISVEKLNKSFGDLHVLKDIDMTVKESDVVVLIGASGSGKSTLLRCLNYLEIKNSGKIIIEGEEVEKETHNLNEIRQKVGMVFQHFNLFPHKTVIENVMEAPIQVKKLSKPKAKQEARELLAKVGLEDKENVYPSKLSGGQKQRVAIARSLAMKPDIMLFDEPTSALDPELVGEVLSTMKELAEEGMTMVVVTHEMGFAREVADWVVYMHDGKIVEVGHPDQIFEQPKEQRTKEFLDSVL
- a CDS encoding amino acid ABC transporter permease; the protein is MPSFGHFFEQLIASADYFWYGALITLQLTAISIVIAIFIGLFFALLKISRIRFLEWLADGYIFIVRGTPLIAQIFIFYYGLTTLHISQFWAVVLGLAFHNGAYIAEIFRGAIQSIDRGQMEAGRSLGMSRTLSMRRIVLPQAFRRALPPLGNQFIIGLKDSSLASFIGMPELFGVATTLGSQTFDYMTNLLIVAVWYLILVLILTIIVNRLEKKLAASD
- a CDS encoding transporter substrate-binding domain-containing protein, which translates into the protein MLTGVLAACGSSENTSNDAAGYTLVEDGKFTFAASGEFKPFSVTDPKGVMSGFDIEVGEAVAEKLGLEPVQKKFKFAGIVEGVKTGRFDAAIASHTITDKRLEQVDFSTPYYYSGPQIFVRGDSSVETLADLEGLEIAVSKGSTYAETAAEVTDNIIQYDSDVTALEALSKGRHDAVITDFITGKEAIGAGMSIEGRELLGRSEQAIAIAKDNTELLNKVNEALQELREDGTLKAISVKYFGEDITADPEK